The Xenopus laevis strain J_2021 chromosome 7S, Xenopus_laevis_v10.1, whole genome shotgun sequence genome includes a window with the following:
- the pou2af1.S gene encoding POU domain class 2-associating factor 1, with protein sequence MHWQKSVNSEQQKNSLSHPYLGVRVKEPVKELLKRKRGNCSNANSACAAVPSSYQTYPTCTPIDLPYVDMDIPTSALPIHDEGALYTSWISQAPSAAFQPLTQWTTCPDYISHETVSCPYTGDMYVQPMCQSYTVVGPPSVLTYTSQPLLTNFATRSSNPGVDTQIEYTDHQAPLTYIPWAQPISTLPGATHTIPYQTTPTTFQGAQFVPIPVSLPEPVQQDLDDTRRVIGSMEKLLQEDADNESYVLSHTLSIEGL encoded by the exons CTGTGAATTCAGAGCAACAGAAAAATAGCCTGTCCCATCCATACCTTGGAGTACGCGTGAAGGAACCAGTCAAAGAACTACTGAAAAGGAAGAGAGGAAACTGCAGCAATGCCAATTCTGCATGTGCCGCT gtACCATCATCTTACCAGACATATCCAACCTGCACACCAATTG ATCTGCCGTATGTTGATATGGATATACCCACATCAGCACTGCCTATCCATGATGAAGGAGCCTTATATACTAGCTGGATCTCTCAGGCACCATCTGCAGCTTTTCAACCATTGACTCAATGGACAACTTGCCCAGATTACATTTCACATGAAACAGTTAGTTGCCCATACACTGGTGATATGTATGTACAGCCAATGTGCCAAAGTTATACAGTGGTTGGGCCACCCTCAGTGCTGACCTATACCTCACAACCTCTTCTAACGAACTTTGCA ACAAGAAGTTCAAATCCAGGTGTTGATACACAAATAGAATATACAGATCATCAAGCACCTCTCACTTACATTCCATGGGCCCAACCAATATCAACACTACCTGGAGCAACTCACACAATTCCGTATCAGACAACTCCAACAACATTTCAGGGAGCCCAGTTTGTTCCCATACCCGTTTCATTACCAGAGCCAGTGCAGCAAGATCTTGATGATACAAGAAGGGTTATCGGTAGTATGGAGAAACTTTTGCAGGAAGATGCAGATAATGAGTCCTATGTCTTAAGTCATACCCTTTCAATTGAAGGGCTCTAA